The Qipengyuania aurantiaca genome contains the following window.
TAAAGAGCGGCGGGCTGGACAAGGAGCGCCAATGCGGCGAGCAGGAGCAAGGTCGCAGATTTCGTCATGATGCCATCTTGCCGTTTCGCCCTTTGAATGCAGGGGCGCCTTTCCTATAATCGGGGTATGTTTTCCAAACAGATGGGCCTCGGGCCGGTTTCCCGCCGCAACTTCATGCTCGGCACCGCCGGTGTCGCAGCGAGTGGCTTGGCCATGCCGGCCTGGGCTCGGGGCGAGAGCCTGACGCATGCCGCGCAAGGCCCCGGCGAGGTCTCGGGCGAGCGCATCGCGCTTACTGTCGACAACCATCACTTCGGCGTCGGCGGGCGCAAGGGCCACGCGATTGCCGTCAACGGGACCGTCCCCGGCCCGCTGGTGCGGCTGCGCGAGGGACAGAACGTCCGCATCGACGTGACCAACAATCTCGCCGAGGACACCTCCATCCATTGGCATGGCCTCTTGCTGCCTTTCCAGTTCGACGGGGTGCCGGGCGTCAGCTTCCCGGGCATCAAGCCGGGCGAAACCTTCACCTATGAATTCCCCATCCGGCAGAGCGGCACCTATTGGTGGCACTCGCATTCGGGCCTGCAGGAGCAGATCGGGCATTACGGCCCTCTCGTGATCGAGAGCGCCGAGCCGGACCCGCGCTACGACCGAGACTATGTCGTCCTGCTAAGCGAATTCACCCCGCGCCATCCGCACGAGATCGCGCGCCTGCTGAAGGTCGGCGAGCATTACTTCAACTACCAGATGCAGTCCGCGACCGAGGGCGACATGCCGGCGGACGAGCGGCTGATGTGGGGCGGGATGCGCATGAACCCGCGCGACATTTCCGATGTCACCGGCGCGACATATACCTTCCTTCTCAACGGGCACGGGCCGATGGACGGTCTCGAATATCTCTTCACGCCGGGCGAGCGGGTGCGGCTGCGGATCATCAACGGCTCGGCCATGACCTTCTTCAACATCCGCATTCCGGGCGTCCCGATGACGGTGATTGCCGCAGACGGCATGGACGTGTCGCCGGTCGAGGTGGACGAGTTCCAGATCGGCACGGCGGAGACCTATGATGTGATCGTCACGCCGCCAGCCGGCAGCCATGCGCTGGTCGCCGAGGCGATGGACCGCAGCGGCATGGGCCTCGCCTCGCTGACCTCGCACAGGGGCCACCGCGCCACGCCACCGCCTCTGCGCGAACCGGTCACGCTGACCATGGCGGACATGGGCATGGGCTCGATGGATGGTGCAAGCGGCGGGGCGATGAGCCACGACGCGCATGGCGGGATGGACCATTCCGGCATGAACCATGGCGGAGATGCGATGGCCGGCATGGACCATAGATCGATGGACCATTCGATGCGCGACACCTCGAAACTGCCGCCGGATGTGAAAGTCGGCCCCGGGCTCGATATGGTCTCGCCCATGCCGATGGACCGGATGGATTACCCCGGCCTCGGCCTCGACACGGTGCCGCATCGCGTCCTGCGATACACGGACCTGAAGGCCGCGCGGATGAATCCGCACCGCATGCCGACCCGGAGCATGGAAATCCATCTCACCGGGAATATGGAACGCTACATGTGGAGCTTCGACGGCAGGAAGTTCTCCGCCGTCACCGACGATCCCATCCGCTTCGCCTATGACGAGCGCGTGCGCGTGAAGCTGGTCAACGATACGATGATGGCGCACCCGATCCATTTGCACGGCCATTTCTTCGAGCTGGTCAACGGCGCAGGGATGATGAACCAGCCTTTGAAGCACACGGTGATCGTCCAGCCGGGAAGCACGGCAACCTTCGATGTCACCGCCAACGAGCCAGGCGACTGGGCCTTCCACTGCCACCTCCTCTACCACATGCACGCTGGCATGATGCAGACCGTCACCGTGCGGCCCTTCCCCGCGCCGGAGGACGCAGCATGAGGCTCCGGACCGTCCTCGCCGCCCCCCTGCTTCTGGGCGCCGCGCCGGCCGCCGCGCAGGACCATTCGGGCCATGGCGACCATTCCGCGAACGATCAGGAGGAAGCGCAGCCGCAAGCCGATTCGGAAACGGAAGACCATTCGCGCCACCAGCAGGCCCCCGCGCCGTTCAAGCTGGCCGATATGACCGGCGCCCCGGCCATGGATCATTCGATGCACCAGGTCGGCGACCTACCCTCCGGCCCGCCCCCGCCCGAAGCATTCGAAGGCCCGCAGCACGCGGCGGACGAAATCTATGGCGAAGCCGCTATGGCCGAAGCGCGTGCGACCAACCACGCGACGCATGGTGACATGAAGACCGGCACGCTCATGGTCGAACGGCTCGAAGCGCGTCTCGGCGAAGGCGAGGACGGCTGGCTGTGGGATGTCCAGGGGTGGTACGGCGGCGATATCGACAAGTTCGTCGTCAAATCCGAAGGCGAAGGCGAGATCGGCGGGGACCTCGAGGACGCCGAAGTGCAGGCGCTGTGGGGCCATGCCATCGGCCCCTTCTTCGACCTCCAGGCAGGCGTCCGCCTCGACCTCGAGCCCGAAACGCGCAGCCATCTCGTCCTCGGCGTGCAGGGGCTTGCGCCCTATATGTGGCATGTCGACGGCGCGCTGTTCCTCTCCGACCGCGGCGACATCACCGCGCGGATCGAGGGCGAATACGACCAGAAGATCACCCAACGCCTGATCCTCCAGCCGCGCGTCGAACTGGAACTCGCGGCGCAGGAAATCCCCGAACGCGGCATCGGCGCCGGGCTGACCAAGATCGAGCCGGGCCTGCGCCTTCGTTGCGAGATCGCCCGTGAATTCGCACCCTATGTCGGCGTCGAATACGAAGCCAAGCTCGGCGAAACTGCCGACCTCGCGCGCGAAGAGGGCGAGGACGCCGCCGGGTTCAAACTGCTCGCCGGTATCCGCGCATGGTTCTGAGTCAGCGCACGCATTCGTAGTCATCCACGCGCGCTCTGGCCTAATGACGCGGGGCTTGGCAGAACCTTCGCCATGGGAGAGAAAACCGTCGCCATGCTCACCGCAGGGGGTCTTGCGCCCTGCCTGTCCTCCGCCGTCGGGGGGCTGATCGAACGCTATTCCGAGATCGCGCCCGATGTGCGCATCCTTGCCTATCGCAACGGCTATGCAGGTCTGCTGACGGGCAACAGCATCGAGGCGACCGCCGTGGTGCGCGCCAGTGCGGGCCGGCTCCATGCCTTTGGCGGCAGCCCCATCGGCAACAGCCGCGTGAAGCTGACCAATGTCGCCGACTGCGTGAAGCGCGGCCTGGTGCAGGAGGGCGAGGACCCGCTCGCCGTGGCTGCCGAGCAGCTCAAGCGCGACCGCGTGGATATCCTCCACACCATCGGCGGAGACGACACCAACACCGCAGCCGCCGATCTCAAAGCGCATCTCGCCGCCATCGGCTCCAACCTCACCGTGGTCGGCCTGCCCAAGACGATCGACAACGACGTCGTGCCCATCCGCCAGTCGCTGGGCGCATGGACGGCGGCCGAGCAGGGCGCGCTCTTCGCCCGCAACATCATCGCCGAATTCTCGGCCAACCCGAACATGCTGATCGTGCATGAGGTGATGGGCCGAAATTGCGGCTGGCTGACCGCGGCAACCGCGCGCGCGCATCACGAATGGGTCGGCACCGCGCCGTTTGCCGAATGGGTCGACAACGCCGCCGCGCGCTGGGACGTGCACGGCGTTTACATCCCCGAGCGAGCCTTCGACCTTGCCGCCGAAGTCGAGCGCCTGCGCCGCGTCATGGACGAGCACGGCGGGGTGAACCTGTTCATCTCCGAAGGCGCCGGCTTGGGCGAGATCGTGGGCGCTATGGAGGCCGCAGGCGAGGAGGTCCCGCGCGACGCTTTCGGGCATGTGAAGCTCGACACGATCAACCCCGGCCAGTGGTTCGCCGACCGCTTCGCCAAGGAACTGGGCGCGGAAAAGGTACTGGTGCAGAAGAGCGGCTACTTCTCGCGCTCCGCCCCCGCCAACGCCTCCGACCGCGAACTGATCGCGCACTGCACCCGCCTCGCGGTAGACGCGGCTCTCCAAGGCACCAGCGGCGTGGTCGGCCATGACGAAGAGCGCGGCGACGAACTCAGGGTCATCGAATTCGACCGCATCGCCGGCGGCAAGACGTTCGACGTGACCCAGAGCTGGTTCCGCGAGCTGCTCGCCGAACTCGGACAAGCCTGAGCCGGAACGCCCTCCTGCCTGGCCGGTTGCATCGGCAACACAGGAGTACTTGCATGAGAATTCTCGTCGCCGGGTCCACCGGCAACACCGGCACACGCCTCGTCAAGGAATTGCAGAGCCGTGGCCACGAAACGGTCGCGCTGGTTCGCGAGTCTTCCGACACCAGCAAACTGCCCGAGGGCGCCACTCTTCGCCAAGGCGACCTGACCAATCTTCAGAGCGATGTAACGGACGGATGCGAGGTCGTGATTTTCGCGGCCGGTTCGGGCGGCGACACGAGCGCGGAGATGACCGACAAGGTCGATCGGGACGGCGCGATAAGGCTGATCGACATTGCCGAGAAGAGCGATGTCCGCCGCTTTGTGATGCTGAGCTCGGTTGGTGCGGACGATCCCGATCCCGACAGCGACCTTGCCCATTACCTCGAGGCAAAGCACGCCGCCGACGAGCATCTGAAGAAGAGCGATCTCGAATACGCCATCCTGCGGCCTGTCGCGCTCACGGATGACGGGCCTACGGGCTCGGTGAAATTGGGCGACGAGGTCGATCCCAAGGGCAAGGCGGCGCGCGGCGACGTGGCGCAGGTGCTGGCCGACGCGGCCGAACAGCAGGAATGGACCGGCGCAATCAAGCTGATGGAAACGGTCTACTAAGCCGCCGCTTTCGGACAGAAAAACGCCGCCTGTTCCCTTGGAGAACGGGCGGCGTTTCTGTTTGCGGTAACAGTATAGCTTAACGCGGAGCCATGCGGATGGCGCCGTCGAGGCGGACGTCTTCGCCGTTGAAATAATCGCACTCGATCATGGTCATGGCGAGCTGCGCGTATTCTTCCGGATTGCCGAGGCGCTTGGGGAACGGGACCGAGGCGGCCAGCGCGTCCTTCACCTGCGGCGGGGCGGCGTTCATCAGCGGGGTGTTGAAGATGCCCGGCAGGATGGTGTTGATGCGGATGCCTTCGTTCATCAGGTCGCGCGCGATGGGGAGGGTCATGCCGATCACGCCGCCCTTCGAAGCCGAATAGGCCGCCTGGCCGATCTGGCCGTCTTCACCGGCCACGCTGGCCGTGTTGACGATGGCGCCGCGCGCGCCGTCTTCGTTCAGCGGGTCGAGGCTCATCATACCGGCGGCCGACTTGGCGATGCAGCGGAAGGTGCCGATCAAATTGACCTGGATGACGAATTCGAAGGCCTGGAGCGGGAAGTGGCTGATCTCGCCGGTCTGCTTGTCGCGCTTGGCCGTCTTGATGGCGTTGCCGATGCCGGCGCAATTGACGAGGATGCGTTCCTGGCCATGCGCTTCGCGTGCCTTGGCGAAACCGGCGTCGACGTCCTCGTCGCTCATCACATTGACCTTGCAGAAAATGCCGCCGATGTCCTTGGCGACCGCTTCGCCCTTTTCTTCGTTCATGTCGAAGATGGCGACCTTCGCGCCCTTGGCCGCGATCGCGCGGGCGGTGGCTTCACCGAGACCCGATGCGCCACCGGTGACGACGGCGGGGGTATTGCTGCTGACTTCCATTATTCTCTCCTGAGATCAGAAAACCGTTCGCCCTGAGCCTGTCGAAGGGCCGTCCTTCACTTGTGGCGCATCGCTAGAAGAAAGTGCGGTGCTTCGACAAGCTCAGCACGAACGGAAAATTGATGTTTCGCGTTCGATTAAAGTGCCTCAACGATGGTCACGTTGGCGACGCCGCCGCCTTCGCACATCGTCTGCAGGCCATATTTCTTGCCCCGCGCCTTGAGCGCGTGGACCAGCGTGACCATGAGCTTGGTGCCCGATGCACCCAAGGGGTGGCCGAGCGCAATAGCCCCGCCGTTGACGTTGAGCTTTTCCGGGTCCGCACCGGTGTGCTTGAGCCATGCGAGCGGCACGGGCGCGAAAGCCTCGTTCACTTCGAACAGGTCGATGTCGGAAATCTTCATCCCCGCACGTTCGAGCGCGCGATCGGTGGCGAAGAGCGGTTCCTCCAGCATGATCACCGGGTCGCCGGCCGTCACGGTGAGATTGTGAATGCGCGCCAATGGCGTGAGGCCGTATTCCTTCAGCGCCTTCTCGCTCACCACCAGCACCGCGCTCGACCCGTCGCAGATCTGGCTGCTGGAAGCGGCGGTGATCGTGCCTTCGGGGCTGAGCAGCTTCACGCCGGAAATGCCTTCCAGCGTTGCGTCGAAACGGATGCCCTCGTCCACCGTGTGCATTTCGGTGCCTTCGGGCGTCTCGATTTCCACCGGCACGATCTCGTCGGTGAAGGCGCCCGACTTGGTCGCTTCGATCGCCTTCTGGTGACTGGCGAGAGCAAAGCGGTCGAGATCGTCCTTGGTGAAGCCGTGCTTCTTCACGATCATTTCCGCGCCCATGAACTGGGACCACTGGATGCCGGGGTATTTCTCTTCAAGGCCCGGCGATTTGTAGTTCCCGAGGCCCTCCTTCATGTGGAACATGGCGGTCGAGCCCATCGGCACGCGCGTCATGCTTTCGACGCCGCTGGCAATCACCACATCCTGCGTCCCGCTCATCACGGCCTGCGCGGCGAACTGGATCGCCTGCTGGCTGGAACCGCACTGGCGGTCGATGGTCACCGCTGGCACGCCCTCGCCGAGATGCTTCGAGGCGAGCACAGCGTTGCGGCCCACCTGCATGGCCTGTTCGCCGCCTTGGCTGACGCAGCCCATCACGACATCGTCCACCGCCTTCGCCTCGAGCCCCGAACGCTCCATCACTGCGTCGAGAGACTTTGCCGCGAGGTCGACCGGGTGGACGCCCGCAAGCCGCCCTCCCCGACGCCCACCGGCGGTGCGAACGGCTTCGACGATATAGGCTTCGGGCATGGGAAATCCTCTTCGGTTGCGATTTGCGACCGGCCTATGGCTGGTTTCCGTTTACGTCAAGTGCAGCTTGCGGGGATGCGCGCGGAGCCGTGCTTGCGAGCTGTCGGAGCGCATCGTAAGGCTTGCCCCATGGCCGCGAAGAAGCTTTTCGAAATCAATCCGGACCTCGACCGCAAGGCGCTTGCCGAGCGGTTCGCAAAGGCGGGTCGCATCCAGGTGCGCAATGTCCTGACGCAGGAAACGGCGCGCGAAATCCAGATGATCCTCGCGCGGACGACCAAGTGGGGCATGTCGGTCATGGCCGACGACGGTTCGGGTGCAAAGCCGCAGAGCTTCCGCTTGGAAGAGATGCAGGCCCCGGGCGGCGCGGACAGGGTGAACGCCGCTGCCATGGCCGCTCACCAGTCATCCGCGCGCGGCGACTACGGCTTCCGCTTCGCGCAATACCCCATGCTGACCGCGCTTCAGGAAGGATGGGACCCGGGAAGCCCGCACGAATTGCTGCTCGAATACATCAACGCGCCCGAGTTCCTCGATCTTGTACGGGACATCACCCGCACACCGACCCTGACCAAGGCGGACGGTTCGGCCTCATTGTTTGCCGCCAACCATTACCTCGGGCGGCACATCGACAGTCATGTGGCGGAAGGGTGGCGCTTTGCCTATGTCCTCAACTTCGCGCCCGAAAACTGGCACCCGGACTGGGGCGGCTACCTCAATTTCCTCGACGAGGACGGGGACGTGATCGAAGGCTGGAAGCCGCGCTTCAACGCGCTCAACCTCTTCGCCGTGCCCACGGCCCACCAGGTATCCTACGTCCCGCCCTTCGCGCCCGTCGGCCGTACGGCGCTGGTGGGGTGGCTCCGCGACCAATGAGCGCCCGCGATCCGCGCAGCTTTTTCGACGAGGCCAACAGGCTGGCTTCCAGCGGCAAGATGGAAGAAGCGCTCGCCCTGCTTGCGCAAGGAAGGGCCGAATATCCGGAGCACGCCGACCTCGCCAACGGGCTCGGCGCGTTCCAGCTCCGCGCGGGACGCAAGATCGAGGCGGCGGAGAGTTTTGCGAAGGCCTGCACGCTCGATCCATCCCGCAGCGAATTTCAGCTCAATCACG
Protein-coding sequences here:
- a CDS encoding copper resistance system multicopper oxidase, with the protein product MFSKQMGLGPVSRRNFMLGTAGVAASGLAMPAWARGESLTHAAQGPGEVSGERIALTVDNHHFGVGGRKGHAIAVNGTVPGPLVRLREGQNVRIDVTNNLAEDTSIHWHGLLLPFQFDGVPGVSFPGIKPGETFTYEFPIRQSGTYWWHSHSGLQEQIGHYGPLVIESAEPDPRYDRDYVVLLSEFTPRHPHEIARLLKVGEHYFNYQMQSATEGDMPADERLMWGGMRMNPRDISDVTGATYTFLLNGHGPMDGLEYLFTPGERVRLRIINGSAMTFFNIRIPGVPMTVIAADGMDVSPVEVDEFQIGTAETYDVIVTPPAGSHALVAEAMDRSGMGLASLTSHRGHRATPPPLREPVTLTMADMGMGSMDGASGGAMSHDAHGGMDHSGMNHGGDAMAGMDHRSMDHSMRDTSKLPPDVKVGPGLDMVSPMPMDRMDYPGLGLDTVPHRVLRYTDLKAARMNPHRMPTRSMEIHLTGNMERYMWSFDGRKFSAVTDDPIRFAYDERVRVKLVNDTMMAHPIHLHGHFFELVNGAGMMNQPLKHTVIVQPGSTATFDVTANEPGDWAFHCHLLYHMHAGMMQTVTVRPFPAPEDAA
- a CDS encoding copper resistance protein B — its product is MRLRTVLAAPLLLGAAPAAAQDHSGHGDHSANDQEEAQPQADSETEDHSRHQQAPAPFKLADMTGAPAMDHSMHQVGDLPSGPPPPEAFEGPQHAADEIYGEAAMAEARATNHATHGDMKTGTLMVERLEARLGEGEDGWLWDVQGWYGGDIDKFVVKSEGEGEIGGDLEDAEVQALWGHAIGPFFDLQAGVRLDLEPETRSHLVLGVQGLAPYMWHVDGALFLSDRGDITARIEGEYDQKITQRLILQPRVELELAAQEIPERGIGAGLTKIEPGLRLRCEIAREFAPYVGVEYEAKLGETADLAREEGEDAAGFKLLAGIRAWF
- a CDS encoding pyrophosphate--fructose-6-phosphate 1-phosphotransferase; translated protein: MGEKTVAMLTAGGLAPCLSSAVGGLIERYSEIAPDVRILAYRNGYAGLLTGNSIEATAVVRASAGRLHAFGGSPIGNSRVKLTNVADCVKRGLVQEGEDPLAVAAEQLKRDRVDILHTIGGDDTNTAAADLKAHLAAIGSNLTVVGLPKTIDNDVVPIRQSLGAWTAAEQGALFARNIIAEFSANPNMLIVHEVMGRNCGWLTAATARAHHEWVGTAPFAEWVDNAAARWDVHGVYIPERAFDLAAEVERLRRVMDEHGGVNLFISEGAGLGEIVGAMEAAGEEVPRDAFGHVKLDTINPGQWFADRFAKELGAEKVLVQKSGYFSRSAPANASDRELIAHCTRLAVDAALQGTSGVVGHDEERGDELRVIEFDRIAGGKTFDVTQSWFRELLAELGQA
- a CDS encoding SDR family oxidoreductase; its protein translation is MRILVAGSTGNTGTRLVKELQSRGHETVALVRESSDTSKLPEGATLRQGDLTNLQSDVTDGCEVVIFAAGSGGDTSAEMTDKVDRDGAIRLIDIAEKSDVRRFVMLSSVGADDPDPDSDLAHYLEAKHAADEHLKKSDLEYAILRPVALTDDGPTGSVKLGDEVDPKGKAARGDVAQVLADAAEQQEWTGAIKLMETVY
- a CDS encoding SDR family NAD(P)-dependent oxidoreductase, yielding MEVSSNTPAVVTGGASGLGEATARAIAAKGAKVAIFDMNEEKGEAVAKDIGGIFCKVNVMSDEDVDAGFAKAREAHGQERILVNCAGIGNAIKTAKRDKQTGEISHFPLQAFEFVIQVNLIGTFRCIAKSAAGMMSLDPLNEDGARGAIVNTASVAGEDGQIGQAAYSASKGGVIGMTLPIARDLMNEGIRINTILPGIFNTPLMNAAPPQVKDALAASVPFPKRLGNPEEYAQLAMTMIECDYFNGEDVRLDGAIRMAPR
- a CDS encoding acetyl-CoA C-acetyltransferase, with the protein product MPEAYIVEAVRTAGGRRGGRLAGVHPVDLAAKSLDAVMERSGLEAKAVDDVVMGCVSQGGEQAMQVGRNAVLASKHLGEGVPAVTIDRQCGSSQQAIQFAAQAVMSGTQDVVIASGVESMTRVPMGSTAMFHMKEGLGNYKSPGLEEKYPGIQWSQFMGAEMIVKKHGFTKDDLDRFALASHQKAIEATKSGAFTDEIVPVEIETPEGTEMHTVDEGIRFDATLEGISGVKLLSPEGTITAASSSQICDGSSAVLVVSEKALKEYGLTPLARIHNLTVTAGDPVIMLEEPLFATDRALERAGMKISDIDLFEVNEAFAPVPLAWLKHTGADPEKLNVNGGAIALGHPLGASGTKLMVTLVHALKARGKKYGLQTMCEGGGVANVTIVEAL
- a CDS encoding 2OG-Fe(II) oxygenase; its protein translation is MAAKKLFEINPDLDRKALAERFAKAGRIQVRNVLTQETAREIQMILARTTKWGMSVMADDGSGAKPQSFRLEEMQAPGGADRVNAAAMAAHQSSARGDYGFRFAQYPMLTALQEGWDPGSPHELLLEYINAPEFLDLVRDITRTPTLTKADGSASLFAANHYLGRHIDSHVAEGWRFAYVLNFAPENWHPDWGGYLNFLDEDGDVIEGWKPRFNALNLFAVPTAHQVSYVPPFAPVGRTALVGWLRDQ